From Senegalia massiliensis, a single genomic window includes:
- the rplO gene encoding 50S ribosomal protein L15, whose protein sequence is MKLHELRPNENGGTKSRKRLGRGTATGQGKTSGRGENGQRSRSGGGVRPGFEGGQMPIYRRLPKRGFTNVFATNYAIVNVEDLNRFEEGVEITPELLKESKLIKKLEDGVKVLGNGELNKKLTIKAHKFSKSAVEKIEAAGGKVEVI, encoded by the coding sequence ATGAAACTTCATGAGTTAAGACCTAACGAAAATGGAGGCACTAAAAGCCGTAAAAGACTTGGTAGAGGTACAGCTACAGGACAAGGTAAAACTTCTGGTAGAGGTGAAAATGGCCAAAGATCACGTTCTGGTGGAGGAGTAAGACCAGGATTTGAAGGTGGACAAATGCCAATATATAGAAGATTACCTAAAAGAGGATTTACTAATGTATTCGCTACAAACTATGCTATAGTAAATGTAGAAGATTTAAATAGATTTGAAGAAGGAGTAGAAATAACTCCAGAATTATTAAAGGAATCAAAACTAATAAAGAAATTAGAAGATGGCGTTAAAGTACTCGGAAATGGTGAGTTAAACAAAAAACTAACTATTAAAGCCCACAAATTCAGCAAATCAGCTGTTGAAAAAATAGAGGCTGCAGGGGGAAAGGTAGAGGTGATCTAA
- the rpmD gene encoding 50S ribosomal protein L30 produces MAKIKVKLIRSKIGKTEKQIKTVEALGLRKIGQVVEHEDNPQIRGMVNRVNHMVEIVE; encoded by the coding sequence TTGGCTAAAATAAAAGTGAAATTAATTAGAAGTAAAATAGGCAAAACTGAAAAGCAAATTAAAACAGTTGAAGCTTTAGGCCTTAGAAAAATAGGTCAAGTGGTAGAGCACGAAGATAATCCACAAATAAGAGGTATGGTAAACAGAGTAAACCATATGGTAGAAATAGTTGAGTAA
- the rpsE gene encoding 30S ribosomal protein S5 has protein sequence MKRGRIDASELDLQEKVVNINRITKVVKGGRNFRFSALVVVGDGNGHVGVGMSKAIEIPDAIRKAIEDAKKHLVKVPMVGTTIPHEIIGRFGAGNVLLKPAPEGTGVIAGGPVRDVLELAGVRDIRTKSLGTSNPRNMVNAVIDGLDRLKTSEEVAKLRGKSVEEIIG, from the coding sequence ATGAAGCGTGGACGTATAGATGCTAGTGAATTAGATTTACAAGAAAAAGTTGTTAATATAAATCGTATAACTAAAGTTGTAAAAGGTGGTAGAAACTTTAGATTTAGTGCACTTGTTGTAGTTGGAGATGGAAATGGTCATGTAGGAGTAGGAATGAGCAAGGCTATTGAAATTCCAGATGCTATAAGAAAAGCTATAGAAGATGCTAAAAAGCATTTAGTTAAAGTACCAATGGTTGGTACTACTATACCACATGAAATAATAGGTAGATTTGGTGCAGGTAATGTATTATTGAAACCAGCTCCAGAAGGTACAGGAGTTATAGCAGGTGGTCCTGTTCGTGACGTATTAGAACTTGCAGGTGTAAGAGATATTAGAACAAAATCCTTAGGCACAAGTAATCCAAGAAATATGGTAAATGCAGTTATAGATGGATTGGATAGACTTAAAACTTCTGAAGAAGTTGCAAAGCTAAGAGGAAAATCAGTAGAAGAAATCATAGGTTAG
- the rplR gene encoding 50S ribosomal protein L18, producing MLNKVRKNERRSKRHARMRNKVQGTPERPRLNVYRSLNHIYAQIIDDVNGVTLVQASTLDKDLKDKLESTSNKEAAREVGKLVAEKAKKENIESVVFDRGGYIYHGRVKELAEGAREAGLNF from the coding sequence GTGCTTAATAAAGTAAGAAAAAATGAGAGAAGATCAAAAAGACATGCTAGAATGAGAAACAAAGTACAAGGAACTCCTGAGAGACCTAGATTAAATGTCTATAGAAGTTTGAATCATATATATGCTCAGATAATTGATGACGTTAACGGCGTTACTTTAGTTCAAGCATCCACTCTTGATAAAGACTTAAAAGATAAGTTAGAATCCACATCTAACAAAGAAGCTGCTAGAGAAGTAGGAAAGCTTGTAGCAGAAAAAGCGAAAAAAGAAAATATTGAATCTGTAGTTTTTGATAGAGGCGGATATATTTATCATGGTAGAGTAAAAGAATTAGCTGAAGGAGCAAGAGAAGCTGGCCTTAATTTTTAG
- the rplF gene encoding 50S ribosomal protein L6, whose product MSRIGLKPIQIPEGVEVKLDDKNYMVVKGPKGTLEQQLEKDMNIEIKDNEITVSRPTENKRHKSLHGLTRTLIDNMIIGVTKGYEKRLEIQGVGYRAQKQGKKLNLNLGFSHPVEMEDPEGIETEVPSNTKIIVKGIDKQKVGNYAAVIRELRKPEPYKGKGIRYEGERVRRKEGKTAK is encoded by the coding sequence ATGTCAAGAATAGGTCTTAAACCAATACAGATACCTGAAGGTGTTGAGGTTAAATTAGATGATAAAAACTACATGGTAGTTAAGGGACCAAAAGGAACATTAGAACAACAATTAGAAAAAGATATGAATATAGAAATAAAAGATAATGAAATAACAGTAAGTCGTCCTACTGAAAATAAAAGACATAAATCCCTTCACGGACTTACAAGAACACTGATAGATAATATGATTATTGGTGTTACTAAGGGATATGAAAAAAGATTAGAAATACAAGGTGTAGGTTACCGTGCACAAAAACAAGGTAAAAAACTAAACTTGAATTTAGGTTTTTCACATCCAGTAGAAATGGAAGATCCAGAAGGAATCGAGACTGAAGTTCCATCAAACACTAAGATAATAGTTAAGGGAATAGATAAGCAAAAAGTAGGAAATTACGCAGCAGTTATAAGAGAATTAAGAAAACCAGAGCCATATAAAGGTAAAGGTATAAGATACGAAGGTGAAAGAGTAAGACGTAAAGAAGGTAAAACTGCTAAATAG
- the rpsH gene encoding 30S ribosomal protein S8 — MAMTDPIADMLTRIRNANRQKHDTVDIPASNIKKAIAEILLNEGFVKGYDVIEDGKQGIIRVQLKYSRDNEKVITGLKKISKPGLRVYAKKDEIPRVLGGLGIAILSTSKGILTDKEAKKNDVGGEVICYVW; from the coding sequence ATGGCAATGACAGATCCAATCGCTGATATGTTAACAAGAATAAGAAATGCTAATCGTCAAAAACACGATACAGTAGATATTCCTGCTTCTAACATCAAGAAAGCAATAGCTGAGATATTATTAAATGAAGGTTTCGTAAAGGGCTATGATGTGATCGAAGATGGTAAACAAGGAATAATAAGAGTGCAACTTAAATACAGCAGAGATAATGAAAAGGTAATAACTGGACTTAAGAAAATATCAAAACCAGGACTTAGAGTATACGCTAAAAAAGATGAAATACCAAGAGTTTTAGGAGGGCTAGGAATAGCAATACTTTCTACTTCAAAAGGTATATTAACTGATAAAGAAGCTAAAAAGAACGACGTAGGTGGAGAAGTAATCTGCTACGTATGGTAA
- a CDS encoding type Z 30S ribosomal protein S14, with protein sequence MAKKAMKLKQQKKAKYSTQEYNRCRICGRPHGYLRKFGVCRICFRELAYKGQIPGVKKASW encoded by the coding sequence GTGGCAAAGAAAGCTATGAAATTAAAGCAACAAAAAAAAGCAAAATATAGTACACAAGAATATAATAGATGCAGAATTTGCGGAAGACCTCATGGTTATTTAAGAAAATTTGGTGTATGTCGTATATGTTTTAGAGAACTAGCATATAAAGGACAAATACCAGGGGTAAAGAAAGCAAGTTGGTAA
- the rplE gene encoding 50S ribosomal protein L5, producing the protein MTSRLKEKYTNDVVPSLVEKFNYKNVMEVPKLEKIVINIGMGLAKDNPKALETAIEELKIITGQKPVTTKAKKSVSNFKIREGMPVGAKVTLRGTRMYDFLDKLMNIALPRVRDFRGVSKTSFDGRGNYALGIKEQLIFPEIEYDKVDRINGMDIIIVTTAENDEQAREFLALMGMPFKK; encoded by the coding sequence ATGACATCACGTTTAAAAGAAAAGTATACAAATGATGTAGTGCCATCACTTGTAGAAAAATTCAATTATAAAAATGTAATGGAAGTACCAAAATTAGAAAAGATAGTAATTAATATAGGTATGGGATTAGCGAAAGATAATCCTAAAGCTTTAGAAACAGCTATAGAAGAACTTAAGATTATAACAGGTCAAAAACCTGTAACAACTAAAGCGAAAAAGTCTGTTTCTAACTTTAAGATTCGTGAAGGTATGCCAGTAGGAGCAAAAGTTACTCTAAGAGGAACTAGGATGTATGACTTTTTAGATAAATTAATGAATATTGCTTTACCAAGAGTTAGAGACTTTAGAGGTGTTTCTAAAACATCTTTTGATGGAAGAGGAAATTATGCTTTAGGAATAAAAGAACAGTTAATATTCCCTGAAATTGAATATGATAAAGTTGATAGAATTAATGGAATGGATATAATTATAGTAACTACTGCTGAAAATGATGAGCAAGCAAGAGAATTTTTAGCTCTTATGGGAATGCCCTTTAAAAAATAA
- the rplX gene encoding 50S ribosomal protein L24: MHVKKGDTVVVIAGKDKGKKGKVLQVIPKKNRVLVEGVNMITKHQKPSQQMQQGGIVHQEGAIHASNVMLWSKSDNQGVRVGYKTLDNGKKVRVSKKSGEVID; this comes from the coding sequence ATGCACGTGAAAAAAGGAGACACTGTTGTAGTTATAGCAGGTAAAGATAAAGGTAAAAAAGGTAAAGTATTACAAGTTATACCGAAGAAAAACAGAGTATTAGTTGAAGGTGTCAACATGATAACTAAACATCAAAAGCCTAGTCAACAAATGCAACAAGGTGGTATAGTTCATCAAGAAGGCGCTATTCATGCATCAAATGTTATGCTTTGGAGTAAATCTGATAATCAAGGTGTAAGAGTAGGATATAAGACATTAGATAATGGAAAGAAAGTAAGAGTGAGCAAGAAAAGCGGCGAAGTAATCGACTAA
- the rplN gene encoding 50S ribosomal protein L14, with the protein MIQVESRLKVADNSGAKELLCIKVLGGTRRKYANVGDIIVASVKTATPGGVVKKGDIVKAVVVRTTKGLRRDDGSYIRFDENAAVIVKDDKQPAGTRIFGPVTRELRDGNFMKIISLAPEVL; encoded by the coding sequence ATGATTCAAGTTGAATCTCGCTTAAAAGTAGCAGATAACTCTGGTGCAAAAGAGTTATTATGTATAAAAGTTTTAGGTGGTACAAGAAGAAAATATGCAAATGTTGGAGATATAATAGTTGCTTCTGTTAAAACAGCAACACCCGGCGGTGTTGTTAAAAAAGGTGACATAGTAAAAGCAGTAGTAGTAAGAACTACAAAAGGTCTAAGAAGAGATGACGGAAGTTATATTAGATTTGATGAAAATGCTGCTGTTATTGTAAAAGATGACAAACAGCCAGCAGGAACTCGTATCTTTGGTCCTGTAACAAGAGAACTAAGAGACGGAAACTTCATGAAGATAATCTCACTAGCACCTGAAGTATTATAA
- the rpsQ gene encoding 30S ribosomal protein S17, whose translation MERANRKVRTGKVMSNKMDKTIVVGVETFISHPLYGKQVKKTTKFKAHDENNECNIGDKVKIMETRPLSKQKRWRLVEIIEKVK comes from the coding sequence ATGGAAAGAGCAAATAGAAAAGTAAGAACAGGTAAAGTTATGAGCAATAAAATGGATAAAACAATAGTAGTTGGAGTAGAAACATTTATTTCTCACCCACTTTATGGAAAGCAAGTTAAGAAAACAACAAAATTTAAAGCCCATGATGAAAATAATGAGTGTAACATAGGTGATAAGGTGAAAATCATGGAAACTAGACCATTAAGTAAGCAAAAAAGATGGAGATTAGTAGAAATTATAGAAAAAGTTAAATAA
- the rpmC gene encoding 50S ribosomal protein L29, producing the protein MKASELREMTKNELENKLAELKSELFNLRFQLATGQLDNPMRIKVVRKDIARVKTITRERELKELKA; encoded by the coding sequence ATGAAAGCTAGTGAACTACGTGAAATGACAAAAAATGAATTAGAAAACAAGCTAGCTGAGTTAAAGTCTGAGTTATTCAACTTAAGATTCCAGTTAGCTACTGGACAACTTGATAATCCTATGAGGATAAAAGTTGTAAGAAAAGATATAGCAAGAGTAAAGACTATAACAAGAGAACGCGAACTAAAAGAATTAAAGGCTTAA
- the rplP gene encoding 50S ribosomal protein L16, which yields MLMPKRVKHRKEHRGRMKGKATRGNTITYGEYGIQALEPGWITSNQIEAARRAMTRHVKRGGKIWIKVFPDKPVTKKPAETRMGKGKGSPEYWVAVVKPGRIMFEIAGVSEELAREAMRLAMHKLPIKCKFVTRDEGGEANES from the coding sequence ATGTTAATGCCTAAAAGAGTAAAGCATCGTAAAGAGCATAGAGGAAGAATGAAAGGTAAAGCAACCAGAGGAAATACTATTACTTATGGAGAGTATGGAATTCAGGCTTTAGAGCCAGGTTGGATTACATCAAATCAAATAGAGGCAGCAAGAAGGGCTATGACAAGGCACGTAAAAAGAGGTGGAAAGATTTGGATAAAAGTCTTCCCAGATAAACCAGTAACTAAGAAACCTGCTGAAACTCGTATGGGTAAAGGTAAGGGTTCACCAGAGTACTGGGTAGCCGTTGTAAAACCAGGTAGGATAATGTTTGAGATAGCTGGAGTATCTGAAGAATTAGCAAGAGAAGCTATGAGATTAGCAATGCATAAACTACCTATTAAATGTAAATTTGTAACTCGTGATGAGGGTGGTGAAGCTAATGAAAGCTAG
- the rpsC gene encoding 30S ribosomal protein S3 has product MGQKVNPHGLRVGVIKDWDSRWYADKKNFADYLVEDNKIRKYVKKKMFIAGISKIEIERAANRIKLNVYTAKPGMVIGKGGSGVEALRKDLEKMTDKKVVVNVEEVKVPEKDAQLVAENIASQIERRVSFRRAMKQSIQRTMRTGVEGIKTSVAGRLNGADMARTEGYSEGTIPLQTLRADIDYGFAEADTTYGKIGVKVWIYKGEVLPVKEEQ; this is encoded by the coding sequence ATGGGTCAAAAAGTTAACCCACATGGTTTAAGAGTTGGAGTAATAAAAGATTGGGATTCAAGATGGTACGCAGACAAGAAAAACTTTGCGGATTATTTAGTGGAAGACAATAAGATACGTAAATATGTTAAGAAAAAAATGTTTATCGCTGGAATCTCTAAAATAGAAATTGAAAGAGCAGCAAACAGAATAAAACTTAATGTTTACACTGCTAAGCCTGGTATGGTTATAGGTAAAGGTGGTTCAGGTGTAGAAGCACTAAGAAAAGACTTAGAAAAAATGACTGATAAAAAAGTTGTTGTAAATGTTGAGGAAGTAAAAGTTCCAGAAAAAGATGCTCAATTAGTTGCAGAGAATATTGCATCACAAATTGAAAGAAGAGTATCTTTTAGACGTGCTATGAAGCAAAGTATTCAAAGAACAATGAGAACTGGAGTAGAAGGTATTAAAACTTCAGTAGCTGGTAGATTGAATGGTGCAGATATGGCAAGAACTGAAGGATATAGTGAAGGTACTATACCTCTACAAACACTTAGAGCAGATATTGATTATGGATTTGCAGAAGCTGATACAACTTATGGAAAAATTGGTGTTAAAGTTTGGATATATAAAGGAGAAGTTCTTCCGGTTAAAGAAGAACAGTAA
- the rplV gene encoding 50S ribosomal protein L22 has protein sequence MEAKAIAKHVRISPRKVQIVADLVRGKNVDEALAILKFTPRKGADKLEKVLKSAVANAENNFDLDRDNLYISEVYANQGPTLKRWRPRAQGRAFQIRKRTSHIGVVVKERE, from the coding sequence ATGGAAGCTAAAGCAATAGCTAAACATGTTAGAATTTCACCTAGAAAAGTTCAAATAGTTGCTGATTTAGTAAGAGGAAAAAATGTAGATGAAGCACTTGCTATATTAAAATTCACTCCTAGAAAAGGCGCAGATAAATTAGAAAAGGTTCTAAAATCAGCAGTAGCAAATGCTGAGAATAATTTTGATTTAGATAGAGATAATTTATATATATCAGAAGTTTATGCAAATCAAGGTCCAACACTTAAAAGATGGAGACCAAGAGCTCAAGGTAGAGCTTTTCAAATTAGAAAAAGAACTAGTCATATAGGTGTAGTAGTTAAAGAAAGAGAATAA